Sequence from the Serinus canaria isolate serCan28SL12 chromosome 24, serCan2020, whole genome shotgun sequence genome:
GCTTTGCGTGAGACATGACTTGCATCTGCCCTTATGattgctaaaaaaataaaacttcttttctcctttcattttttttcttcttcttcaggaaaaccACTTCTGGACTGTAGCCTTGCAACCTCTAGCTGATCTTACAGGCCTAAAAGAACATGAGGTTTCTGCTtgcattttttctccctctgcctttttcttctttccctggtCTGCCTTACTCCTATCCTGAGAGGTTGGTTAGCACTTCAGAACTTAGAACCAGGGCATTGAGAAGAGATTACTGTAAGTTTggtaaaagaaatattttcgTATAATAATTTGAGTACACTAACTGACTTTTAAAAGTCTAACTATGTAACTTTGAAGTTTTATAAAGAAGGTTCTGAGGACCTCTGTTCATCAGATAAAATATAGCCAGCTAAGGGATCTTGTGGGTGAGATCTGAAAGAATGATTCTGCTCTGGAAGATGCATTCCTATTTAATTTCTGGCAAGTGTTCTCCTAACTCCTTTCTGTTTCACATTTGGAAAATAAGATGGCACTTACTTCCTCCTGGGCTTTTTGAAATGGTGTTTGCAATTCTGAAAGCATGCTGGAATGTGGAGGTGTTACAATCCTTTGTTGTGCAAACAAGAGACTGACAATTTGGGGCCAGATAGGTTTCTTAGAGCAGAAACTACCACTGAAGTTCAGACtgttggggatttttgtggtgggttttttttttcattttaggttTCTCGGTTTAGTAACATGAAGGTCATCAGAAAGAGGTGTCTCACAAATAAACGTGCTCTGATCAGTCCCGTGCATCTAAACTGAGAAAAGCTTTCAGTTGGTAGCTCCAGGCTTGTTTATGAAAGCAACCTGATTCACAATTCTTTCCTGTGGTTTCATGGGCTCATTGCCCTCTTCTGTTCAATGTTCTGTTTCTTGCAaatcagcacaggctgtgttACATGGTGTGGGGGGCAGAACCGTGCGAGGGAGGAGAGCTTGCGCTGGCCAGTAAGATGGAGTGGTGGAGATGCAGCTGGGCTTTATGGGTGTGGGAACTCTAAAGGCttgagctctcctggctgcaggctcGGGGAGCTGGTGTGAGCCTGAAAGTGTCAAAACTCCCTGGTACCGAGTATAGAATCTGAGAATTATCAACAGTTGCTGACAGTGGTGAAATTTACAGATCCTGTTTCTGATTTTTACTTTGACAGCTGTGGATTCTGACTCTGGGAGCTGTGTTTGGGTTCTCCTCGTATGGGCCGATTGCCCTGTTTGGGGTCATAGCCAATGAAAGTGCCCCTGCCAACTTGTGTGGCACCTCCCACGCCATAGTGGCCCTCATGGCCAATGGTAAGTAATACCCatttccaaacaaacaaaacccatgCACATTCTTGATGAAGCATGGTCTAGCCTCAGGTGCCAAGCTACTACTTGTCATGGGAAGGCACCTAAGGAGAGAGATAATGGAGCTGGAAGCCTCAGAGATTATTTTCTGTTGTGTCCAACAGGTTTTGTGCTGGGCTTTAAGTTCAGTCCAGGCCTGAGGAATTATTATATATTCAAAAGCAGGTGTTGATAGATAACATGGGAACACACAAGTATTGTTGacattctgtttgtttttcattataGTTGGGGGTTTCCTGGCTGGACTGCCTTTCAGTACAATTGCCAAGCACTACAGCTGGGCCACAGCCTTCTGGGTAGCTGAAGTCACCTGTATTGCTAGCACAGTGGCTTTCTTCCTCCTGCGGAACATCCGCACCAAGATGGGCCGGATTTCCAGGAAGGCTGACTGAGGATGAGCTGCATGGTGGAAAGGATGTTCCCACGCTGATGTGAATGATGCTCGTTTTTGTTTAACTGGCCTAGGAGTGAGTTTACCTATTGCTGCAACCTAGATAAAAATGTCTCAACTTCTCATCCAGTGTCAGGTGCCAGAGGGCACAAGGTTCCTGCTACTGATCACTTTTTCCCTCAAGATGTGATAATTCACCTAGTTTACATTTGCAATGATTTTACTGTACCTCTTCCTCACAGCACTGTTAGTGAAGCaagcaggctctgcagcccaaACTTCCCCGCTACATGTGGTCTGAAATGACTGCCTTCAGGTGCACTTACCTCTAGTTTTGTCATTATTGTTTGTCTCAGCCATTAACTGAGACATTAATTGGTTCAGCTTCGCTGGTCAGGGGCCCTGAACCGAGCCTTGCTGCCTGCGTCCGTCCCATCCAGctgcctgagcacagctgtCCAGGTCACTTCATCAcgagctctgtgtgtgctcagccACGTGGCAGCAGCACACCAGGGAATGGTGAGGACTGCAGTCCAGCCTCTGAGAGCAACAAGGCTGTAGCTCCATGTGTTCTAGGAGTGAGGGAGCGGACAAGGGAGCAGCGGGacaagctgcagcagggctctccGCAGCATTTAGAAACAGGCACGTTTCCAGGGAATTCATGGCCTCTAGAGCAGCTCCTTCTAAGTGAACTGATCCCACCTGGTGCATGTCTGTGTGCAGTGTTAATGATTTGCAAGGCAGACAGCTGCTGCCAAGGCAGCTCGTAGCCAGTGCTCCGCAAATCAGCCAGGAAAACTATCCCAGCAGCAATTGCAACAGTAGCCACCACCAACACACAATTTCTGCAGCTGGGTTTCTCGATAACTCACATTTCTAGCATTGGCTTGTATTTCTTCAGTACAAGGTGTGAAGACTGGGATAGTTTTGGTCAAGAGCTGTGTCTCTcatggctgcaggcaggggctcAGGCTGCCTCTGAGTCAGCCTTAGCAGAGCCATCACTGACAGCCTTAGCAGTCAGGCCCAGCACCTTGCAGTAAGTACACTCAGGTATTTAACCAGGATTTTGTTAAATATTcttgtttttccccaaaaggTTTTACTGTCTCAGGATCCTGAAAGAGGCACATTCAACTCTTAAAGAACCTGCATGCAGGTACTTTGTTGAGTACCTTGCTTGCAAGAGTAGTTAGCTAGCCTTAATTAAGTAAATGGAAGTGAATTACATTTTGTACTTAATTACATGATCTTCTTCtatatctgaaataaaaatggagcaGTATCACATGGGCCCTGGTTGTCTTATGGAGAGCAGTGCAAGCAAAACCACCCAAATTCACGTATCCTCTTGAGGTGCCAATGTCCCCACcaacagaaagcaaacagcCATTTGTCTCATTAGTAAACACTTTTTCTATACAGAAACCCTCTGCAAGACCATAAGTTTGAGCTATACAGGAAAAGTACATATGTACATTTatgacaggaaagaaaagcactgaCTGTGGGAAAGCCACAGACCTGCACCTTCTTCAGACAAGTGCAGCGGAGCTGCAACAGCAAAATAAGGCCCTGTGGCCCAATGTAAACAGTGCTAAGGAATCTCTTTAAGGTAAGTTTTGCAACAAAGGGGATAAACTGGTATTTTGGGAGATACTGAAGCGTGTTTTGGGGATGTGCAGTCTCTGCTGTGGAGAGGGGAGCTTTGTGAGAGGCCAGCCAGGGAAGAGAGAGGCCCCGCTCTTCAGACAAATGAATCTCTGCAACAGGCAGGGCTTTCTCTATGATCCAGGTCCAAAGGGTCCAGCTTTCTCTGCTACCTCCAGAGCAAGCTTCAAGTTCTGATCAAACAACTCGCACCTGAAATagtcagaaaagcaaaagggatGACTTCTACATATGGAAGTGAGTTAACAAAGCTGACAAAGGATCTCCACATCCTTTGGCTCTGCATCCTTCACGGAGAAATTCAGGAAATTGTAACACAGCAACATGACTAGTGTTGAGGTCTGACTTGGTTGTTAGTTAAGATTAAAGCTTCTTATATAGGCCTGAATATATGGTAGGACAGCAGGGTTTGTGCCAAAGAAGAGCACCTcccatttccccagcagagccagcactggaAAGAGCTCAGGGCTATgtcctctctctgcagcagtgtGCTGTAGCTCCCTTTACCTTCCCTCAGCCAGTTTTACTACTTAAGGAGTGCATTTGCTACTGTGTAGGCAGAAAGCAATGAGGGGTTGCAGCCACGTTACTAAAAGTGGGCTTTCCCTTACCTTATTGGCATCTCCAGGGAGTAGAAAGGATTCTTCAAAGCGAAGTCTGAGTAAATCTCATAGATTTTGCGGAGAAGAGCGTCTATCCCTGTCTGCCTTGGGTCAGCAAGAACCATGAATTTGATCCCTGGAGCCATAATGCCAGGAGCATGAGGAAGGCCAAGCACAGAGACAGCCCTGACAAAGCAGAGCGGTGCCGGTGCCTAGGGCCCCATGGTACCTGTCAGTGTCTGGAAGCAGTGCAACTTGAAGGTGTCGGTCTCCAGCATCTCGATCCCGGAGCTCCCAACTTCAGGTGACAGCTGTGACCCGATGGCGAACAGCCTGTGGGGACAGGCCCTCAGCGCCCCTCACCACCCGTGCCCCTGCCCCCCCGTCCGTCACGGCCACCCTGACTCACGAGTGGAACATGGAGGCCAGCATAAGCTTCTCGTTGGAGGAGAGCCGGTGGCGGCCAAAGCGGATGGACACCGGGTAGTTGGCGGGGTTACCCAGGAATTCCAGCACGTCCTTCCCGTCCGCCGTGAAGCGACCGTTCACCTCGGCGCCGTTGATGGCGAGCACGGCGTGACCCACTGCGGGGACAGCGCGGCGGCCTCAGTCAGTCACTCAGATAGTTAATCAGACAATCCGTCAGTCAGTGCGTCCGTCAGTCCGTCAATaagcccggccccgcccggccctTCCCACCCCCCGTACCGCGGATGCCGTCCCGCTGCCCGAAGGCGACGACGACGCGCTCGTCGTGCGGGCGCAGGACGAGATCGAGCGGGAAACTGAACGTCTTCTCGGTGTCGGAGCGGGGCGCGTAGTGGTCCAGCTGGTAGATGAGGCCGCCAGCCTTGTTGACCACGTAGACGCTGAAGATCGCCATGGCGCCGTGCCCCGGCCGCCCCGCCCCTGCAGCGCCACCGCCCCGGCAGTGACGCAGCGGCCGCCGGGCCCGCCCCCGCCCCACGCCGAGCTCTTCCTTTCTCGCCGACATCTTGCGGAGCAGCTGCGGCCGCATCATGGTGAGCGGGCCCGGGCCGGGGGGCGGGCGGCGAGCCGGACCGGGCCGCCCGAGAGGCGCTGGCGGCTCCCTGAGCGCGGCGGGAACCCCTGCGAGATGCCCGGGGGGCCGACCCTGCGCCTCGCCGCTCACCCCCCATCCTTCTCACCCCCTCGCAGCCGCCCAAAGACGATAAGAAGAAGAA
This genomic interval carries:
- the TRAPPC4 gene encoding trafficking protein particle complex subunit 4 encodes the protein MAIFSVYVVNKAGGLIYQLDHYAPRSDTEKTFSFPLDLVLRPHDERVVVAFGQRDGIRVGHAVLAINGAEVNGRFTADGKDVLEFLGNPANYPVSIRFGRHRLSSNEKLMLASMFHSLFAIGSQLSPEVGSSGIEMLETDTFKLHCFQTLTGIKFMVLADPRQTGIDALLRKIYEIYSDFALKNPFYSLEMPIRCELFDQNLKLALEVAEKAGPFGPGS